A single Sphingomonas sp. IW22 DNA region contains:
- a CDS encoding glycoside hydrolase family 43 protein produces MMANASADAVGPNGRRYLSQPLVTEIYTADPSAHVWGDGKLYVYGSHDIDGDAVEDDLGGHFEMRDYRILSMDEPGGKTTVHPVALDVDDVPWAEKQMWAPDAAFKNGTYYLYFPAKDREGAFRIGVATSKSPVGPFKAAPEPIKGSFSIDPSVFADGGEHYMIFGGIWGGQLQRNTTGTYDPNGSKTDMGKPNEPALAPKIAKMSGDMMEFAETPRDVQILDESGKPILAGDTDRRFFEAAWMHKRGDTYYLSYSTGDTHYLVYATGKSPYGPFTYRGRILEPVNGWTTHHSIVDWKGKTYLFYHDVQLSGQTRLRNVKMTELNYNPDGTIQTIDPYQK; encoded by the coding sequence ATGATGGCCAATGCCAGCGCCGATGCCGTCGGCCCCAATGGCCGCCGCTATCTGTCGCAGCCGCTGGTCACCGAGATCTACACCGCCGATCCGTCTGCACATGTGTGGGGCGACGGCAAACTGTACGTCTATGGCAGCCATGACATCGACGGCGACGCGGTCGAGGACGATCTGGGCGGCCATTTCGAGATGCGCGACTATCGCATCCTCAGCATGGACGAACCCGGCGGCAAGACGACCGTTCACCCCGTCGCGCTGGACGTGGACGACGTGCCCTGGGCCGAAAAGCAGATGTGGGCGCCCGACGCCGCGTTCAAAAACGGCACCTATTACCTGTATTTCCCCGCCAAGGACCGCGAAGGCGCATTCCGCATCGGCGTGGCCACGTCCAAGTCGCCGGTCGGCCCGTTCAAGGCCGCGCCCGAACCGATCAAGGGCAGCTTCTCGATCGACCCGTCGGTGTTCGCCGATGGCGGTGAGCATTACATGATCTTCGGCGGCATCTGGGGCGGTCAGCTTCAGCGCAATACCACCGGCACCTATGACCCCAACGGGTCCAAGACCGACATGGGCAAGCCGAACGAGCCGGCGCTGGCGCCCAAGATCGCCAAGATGTCGGGCGACATGATGGAGTTCGCCGAGACGCCGCGCGACGTCCAGATCCTGGACGAATCGGGCAAGCCGATCCTGGCGGGCGACACCGACCGCCGCTTCTTCGAAGCCGCCTGGATGCACAAGCGCGGCGATACCTATTATCTCAGCTACTCGACCGGCGACACGCACTATCTGGTCTATGCGACCGGCAAGTCGCCTTACGGCCCCTTCACCTATCGCGGCCGCATCCTTGAGCCGGTGAATGGCTGGACCACCCACCATTCGATCGTCGACTGGAAGGGCAAGACCTATCTCTTCTATCACGACGTCCAGCTTTCGGGTCAGACCCGCCTGCGCAACGTCAAGATGACCGAGCTGAACTATAATCCGGACGGGACGATCCAGACCATCGACCCGTACCAGAAGTAA
- a CDS encoding FadR/GntR family transcriptional regulator: protein MDEQIRKPRGTGRRLRGAVANYLGTAIVSGSIAPGERLSGEVANAQALDVSRSAYREAVQVLTAKGLVESRPKAGTRVLPRSRWNLLDPEVLAWAFANEPDLAIVRDLFELRAIVEPAAARLAAERRDKADIKTLREAITAMRRHTLATDAGRAADRDFHDAILRATRNDALVALSAGIGAAVNWTTQYKQRSGALPRDPLPDHVRVGDAIIAGDIDAADQAMRTLIEQAFDDTRIAMAR from the coding sequence GTGGACGAACAGATCAGAAAGCCGCGGGGCACGGGGCGTCGGTTGCGGGGTGCAGTCGCCAATTATCTTGGCACCGCCATCGTGTCAGGCTCGATCGCGCCCGGTGAACGGCTGTCGGGCGAAGTCGCTAATGCACAGGCGCTGGACGTCTCGCGCAGCGCCTATCGCGAAGCGGTGCAGGTCCTGACCGCCAAGGGCTTAGTGGAAAGCCGTCCCAAAGCGGGCACCCGCGTCCTGCCGCGCAGCCGCTGGAACCTGCTCGATCCCGAAGTGCTGGCCTGGGCATTTGCCAACGAACCTGATCTGGCGATTGTCCGCGACCTGTTCGAACTGCGCGCGATCGTCGAACCCGCCGCAGCCCGACTGGCCGCCGAGCGGCGCGACAAGGCCGATATCAAGACGTTGCGCGAAGCGATCACGGCCATGCGCCGACACACACTGGCAACCGACGCGGGTCGCGCCGCCGACCGCGACTTCCACGATGCCATCCTTCGCGCGACCCGCAACGATGCGCTTGTCGCGCTCAGCGCCGGGATCGGCGCGGCGGTCAACTGGACCACGCAGTACAAACAGCGCTCGGGCGCTCTGCCACGCGACCCGCTGCCCGATCATGTGCGGGTGGGCGACGCGATCATTGCCGGGGATATCGATGCCGCCGATCAGGCGATGCGAACGCTTATCGAACAGGCGTTCGACGATACGCGGATCGCGATGGCGCGTTGA
- the xylB gene encoding xylulokinase produces the protein MFLGIDIGTSGVKAVALDERGGVVAQGVAALTVQRPQPLWSEQHPDAWWEATQSAVRAIDPAIRRAVRGIGLAGQMHGATLLGADDRPLRSAILWNDGRSHAECGELEAKVPDLHAVTGNLAMPGFTAPKLMWVAKHEPDVFAATRTVLLPKDQVRLRMTGEKASDMSDSAGTLWLDVAARDWSDKVLAATGLSRDHMPRLVEGTDIAGMLRADVAEAWGMDQVPVAGGGGDNAAGAAGVGVVRDGDALLSLGTSGVIFVATKDFRPNPARAVHAFCHCLPDMWHQMSVHLSAAACIDWVARLTGTSGAAELFARAESVGPACGPEIFLPYLSGERTPHNDAEVRGGFLGLDHDTTPERLAQAVLEGVAFALADGVEVLREAGTDLNELSVIGGGARSRYWGQTLAAALNVELVYRQGGEVGPALGAARLAQLAVDGGNAADLCQPLPESHRITPDRALVDRLAPKLARFRDAYPRITPRSI, from the coding sequence ATGTTCCTTGGCATCGACATCGGCACGTCCGGTGTAAAGGCCGTCGCGCTCGACGAGCGCGGCGGCGTGGTGGCCCAGGGGGTGGCGGCGCTGACCGTTCAGCGCCCCCAGCCGCTGTGGTCCGAACAGCATCCCGATGCGTGGTGGGAAGCGACGCAATCGGCGGTCCGGGCGATCGATCCGGCCATCCGCCGGGCGGTGCGCGGCATCGGCCTTGCCGGGCAGATGCACGGCGCGACGCTGCTGGGCGCCGACGACCGCCCGCTGCGTTCCGCCATTTTGTGGAACGACGGTCGCAGCCATGCCGAATGCGGCGAGCTTGAAGCGAAGGTGCCCGATCTGCACGCCGTGACCGGCAATCTGGCTATGCCCGGCTTCACCGCGCCCAAGCTGATGTGGGTCGCAAAGCACGAACCCGACGTGTTCGCCGCGACGCGCACGGTGTTGCTGCCCAAGGATCAGGTGCGCCTTCGCATGACCGGTGAAAAGGCATCGGACATGTCCGATTCCGCCGGGACCCTGTGGCTCGATGTCGCCGCGCGCGACTGGAGCGACAAGGTGCTGGCCGCCACCGGCTTGTCGCGCGACCATATGCCGCGACTGGTCGAGGGCACCGATATTGCCGGCATGCTGCGCGCCGACGTGGCGGAGGCATGGGGCATGGATCAGGTGCCCGTGGCGGGCGGCGGCGGCGACAATGCCGCCGGTGCCGCCGGCGTCGGCGTGGTGCGCGACGGTGACGCATTGCTGTCGCTGGGCACGTCGGGCGTCATCTTTGTCGCGACAAAGGACTTCCGCCCCAATCCGGCGCGGGCGGTCCATGCCTTCTGCCACTGTCTGCCCGACATGTGGCATCAGATGTCGGTGCATCTGTCGGCGGCGGCGTGCATCGACTGGGTCGCGCGCCTGACCGGCACCAGTGGTGCGGCGGAACTGTTCGCCCGCGCCGAAAGCGTCGGTCCGGCATGCGGTCCCGAAATCTTCCTCCCCTATCTGTCGGGGGAACGGACGCCGCATAACGATGCCGAGGTGCGCGGCGGCTTCCTTGGCCTCGATCACGACACCACGCCCGAGCGGCTGGCCCAGGCCGTGCTTGAAGGCGTGGCGTTCGCGCTGGCCGACGGGGTTGAGGTGCTTCGCGAAGCGGGCACTGACCTCAACGAACTGTCGGTCATCGGCGGCGGCGCCCGTTCGCGCTACTGGGGCCAGACGCTGGCCGCTGCACTGAACGTCGAACTGGTCTACCGCCAGGGCGGCGAAGTCGGCCCGGCGCTTGGTGCCGCACGCCTTGCCCAGCTGGCAGTCGATGGCGGCAACGCCGCCGACCTGTGCCAGCCACTGCCCGAGAGTCACCGTATCACCCCCGACCGCGCGTTGGTCGACCGGCTTGCCCCCAAGCTGGCGCGCTTCCGCGACGCCTATCCCCGCATCACGCCCAGGAGCATCTAA
- a CDS encoding IlvD/Edd family dehydratase, with product MTKTDPSKLRSRAWFDNPENIDMTALYLERYLNYGLSLEELRSGKPIIGIAQTGSDLTPCNRHHLVLAERVREGIREAGGIAIEFPVHPIQETGKRPTPGLDRNLAYLGMVEAIYGYPFDGVVLTIGCDKTTPAALMAAATVNIPAIALSVGPMLNGWHKGERTGSGTIVWKARQMLAAGEIDNEEFIKLVASSAPSTGYCNTMGTATTMNSLTEALGMSLPGSAAIPAPYRDRQEVAWRTGKRIVDMVREDLKPSDILTKEAFHNAIRVNSAIGGSTNAPIHLNAIARHIGVELPVEDWQAHGLDIPLLVNLQPAGEYLGEDYYRAGGVPAVVAQLMSRGLIHEGAMTVNGQTMGDNCRGATIEDERVIRPIDQPLREAAGFAVLSGNLFDAAIMKLSVISDEFRQRYLSNPNDPDAFEGPVVVFDGPEDYHHGIDDPALGITPDTLLIMRGAGPIGYPGAAEVVNMRPPAYLIADGVNSLPCIGDGRQSGTSGSPSILNASPEAAAMGGLALLRTGDRVRIDLRKFTANILLSDEELAERRRALEAEGGYRYPESQTPWQEIQRDLVGQLSTGAILEGAEKYQRIAQTKGLPRDSH from the coding sequence ATGACCAAGACTGACCCATCCAAGCTGCGTTCGCGCGCCTGGTTCGACAACCCGGAAAATATCGACATGACGGCGCTCTATCTCGAGCGCTATCTCAACTATGGTCTCAGCCTTGAGGAGCTGCGTTCGGGCAAGCCGATCATCGGCATCGCTCAGACCGGCAGCGACCTGACGCCGTGCAACCGCCACCATCTGGTGCTGGCGGAACGCGTGCGCGAGGGCATTCGCGAGGCGGGCGGCATTGCCATCGAATTTCCGGTCCACCCGATTCAGGAAACCGGCAAGCGTCCCACCCCGGGCCTGGACCGCAACCTTGCTTATCTGGGCATGGTCGAGGCGATCTATGGCTATCCCTTCGACGGCGTGGTGCTGACGATCGGCTGCGACAAGACGACGCCCGCTGCGCTGATGGCGGCCGCGACCGTCAACATCCCGGCGATCGCGCTGTCCGTCGGACCGATGCTGAACGGCTGGCACAAGGGCGAGCGCACCGGTTCGGGCACCATCGTGTGGAAGGCGCGCCAGATGCTGGCCGCAGGCGAGATCGACAACGAGGAGTTCATCAAGCTCGTCGCATCGTCGGCCCCCTCGACCGGCTATTGCAACACCATGGGCACGGCCACGACGATGAACTCGCTGACCGAGGCGCTGGGCATGTCGCTGCCCGGCTCAGCGGCGATCCCCGCGCCTTATCGCGACCGTCAGGAAGTGGCGTGGCGCACCGGCAAGCGCATCGTCGACATGGTGCGTGAGGATCTGAAGCCGTCGGACATCCTGACCAAGGAAGCGTTCCACAACGCCATCCGCGTCAATTCGGCGATCGGCGGTTCGACCAACGCGCCGATCCACTTGAACGCGATTGCTCGCCACATCGGCGTCGAACTGCCGGTCGAGGATTGGCAGGCGCATGGCCTCGACATCCCGCTGCTGGTCAACCTTCAGCCCGCCGGTGAATATCTGGGCGAGGACTATTACCGCGCGGGCGGCGTCCCGGCGGTGGTCGCACAGCTGATGTCGCGCGGCCTGATCCATGAAGGCGCGATGACCGTCAATGGCCAGACCATGGGCGACAATTGCCGCGGTGCCACGATCGAGGACGAACGGGTCATCCGCCCGATCGACCAGCCGCTGCGCGAAGCGGCGGGCTTTGCGGTGCTAAGCGGCAACCTGTTCGACGCGGCGATCATGAAGCTGAGCGTGATTTCCGACGAGTTCCGCCAGCGCTACCTCTCCAACCCCAACGATCCCGATGCGTTCGAGGGGCCGGTCGTCGTATTCGACGGGCCTGAGGATTATCACCACGGCATCGACGATCCGGCGCTGGGCATCACGCCCGACACGCTGCTGATCATGCGCGGCGCGGGGCCGATCGGCTATCCCGGCGCGGCAGAGGTCGTGAACATGCGCCCGCCCGCCTATCTGATCGCGGACGGCGTCAACAGCCTGCCGTGCATCGGCGACGGTCGCCAGTCAGGCACCAGCGGCAGCCCGTCGATCCTGAACGCCAGCCCCGAAGCGGCGGCGATGGGGGGCCTGGCGCTGCTGCGCACCGGCGACCGGGTCCGCATCGACCTTCGCAAGTTCACCGCCAACATCCTGTTGTCGGACGAGGAACTGGCCGAGCGCCGCCGCGCGCTGGAGGCCGAGGGGGGCTATCGCTATCCCGAATCACAGACGCCGTGGCAGGAAATCCAGCGTGATCTGGTCGGCCAGCTTTCGACCGGTGCCATTCTGGAAGGTGCGGAGAAGTACCAGCGGATCGCCCAGACCAAGGGGCTGCCGCGCGACAGCCACTAA
- a CDS encoding glycoside hydrolase family 43 protein, giving the protein MSIRSVLAVALLASVTAPIAAQEKYGTAPGSNPLFRDKFTADPAPLVVGDTLYLYTGHDVAQRDEMFNMQEWLVWSTKDMKTWTAHPPIMNVKDFKWAKKDAWAAQTIEKNGKFYFYAAVEHDDTHPGKAIAVGVSDKPTGPFVDAKGSALITNEMTPKGTHSWEDIDPTVFTDDDGTTWIAWGNRQAYIAKLKPNMIEIDGEITEITPPHFEEGPWLHKRGDLYYLTYASLDRKTHRDERISYSTATSIKGPWTYRGELADSGKYSFTIHPGIAAFKGNWYIFMHNATLTLGDLNGSIGRRTVTAEYLRYNPDGTLKKVPHTEAGVTAPAPADAAAD; this is encoded by the coding sequence ATGTCCATCCGTTCGGTTCTTGCCGTCGCCCTGCTGGCCAGCGTGACAGCGCCCATCGCGGCACAGGAAAAATACGGCACCGCGCCGGGTTCGAACCCGTTGTTCCGCGACAAATTTACCGCCGACCCCGCGCCGCTGGTCGTGGGCGACACGCTGTACCTCTATACCGGCCACGACGTCGCGCAGCGTGACGAGATGTTCAACATGCAGGAATGGCTGGTCTGGTCGACCAAGGACATGAAGACGTGGACCGCCCATCCGCCCATCATGAACGTCAAGGACTTCAAATGGGCAAAGAAGGACGCCTGGGCCGCGCAGACGATCGAGAAGAACGGCAAATTCTATTTCTATGCCGCGGTCGAGCATGACGACACCCATCCGGGCAAGGCGATTGCCGTCGGCGTTTCGGACAAGCCGACCGGCCCGTTTGTCGACGCCAAGGGTTCGGCCCTGATCACCAACGAAATGACGCCCAAGGGCACGCACAGCTGGGAAGATATCGACCCCACCGTCTTCACCGACGATGACGGCACAACCTGGATCGCATGGGGCAACCGGCAGGCCTATATCGCCAAGCTGAAGCCCAACATGATCGAGATCGACGGCGAGATCACCGAAATCACGCCCCCGCATTTCGAGGAAGGCCCCTGGCTGCACAAGCGCGGCGACCTGTATTATCTCACCTATGCTTCGCTCGACCGCAAGACGCACCGGGATGAGCGCATCTCCTACTCGACGGCGACGTCGATCAAGGGGCCGTGGACCTATCGCGGCGAACTGGCCGATTCGGGCAAGTACAGCTTCACCATCCATCCGGGCATCGCCGCCTTCAAGGGCAACTGGTACATCTTCATGCACAATGCCACGCTCACGCTGGGCGACCTGAACGGCTCGATCGGACGGCGCACGGTGACGGCGGAATATCTGCGCTACAATCCCGACGGTACGCTGAAGAAAGTACCCCATACCGAGGCGGGTGTGACCGCCCCCGCGCCCGCCGATGCAGCGGCCGATTAA
- a CDS encoding Gfo/Idh/MocA family protein: MSAPIRVVLVGLGKIARDQHIPAIAGNPAFELAATVSPNAAPIDGVTHFRSFDALIESGVAVDAVALCTPPQVRTPLAFTAIEHGLHVMLEKPPAATLSEVEALVAAAGDRISLFATWHSRYAAGVARAKAWLASREIRSVEIVWREDVRVWHPGQEWIWEPGGLGVFDPGINALSIATEILPHSVYLKDAVLEFPANRAAPIAARLTLADTRGAAIDMDLDWRQEGPQSWDIRVETDAGRLTLEKGGAMLNLDGETHVSGDVEYPGLYARFAELIRAGSSDVDPAPFRLVADAFLRGRRETTDPFVE, from the coding sequence GTGAGCGCGCCGATCCGCGTCGTGCTGGTGGGGCTGGGCAAGATCGCCCGCGATCAGCATATCCCGGCGATCGCGGGCAATCCGGCGTTCGAACTGGCGGCGACGGTCAGCCCGAACGCCGCGCCGATCGACGGCGTGACGCATTTCCGCAGCTTTGACGCGCTGATCGAAAGCGGTGTCGCGGTGGATGCGGTGGCGCTTTGCACGCCGCCGCAGGTCCGTACACCGCTGGCGTTCACTGCGATCGAGCATGGCCTGCACGTCATGCTGGAAAAGCCGCCCGCCGCGACGCTTTCCGAAGTGGAGGCGCTGGTCGCGGCCGCGGGTGACCGGATCAGCTTGTTCGCCACGTGGCACTCGCGCTATGCGGCCGGTGTCGCGCGAGCAAAGGCGTGGCTTGCATCGCGCGAGATCCGCTCGGTCGAGATCGTCTGGCGGGAGGATGTGCGCGTCTGGCATCCGGGTCAGGAATGGATCTGGGAACCGGGCGGGCTGGGCGTGTTCGACCCCGGCATCAACGCACTGTCGATCGCGACCGAAATTCTCCCGCATTCCGTCTATCTGAAGGATGCGGTGCTGGAATTCCCCGCCAATCGCGCCGCACCCATCGCCGCTCGCCTGACGCTGGCCGACACGCGCGGGGCGGCAATCGACATGGACCTCGACTGGCGACAGGAAGGGCCGCAGAGCTGGGACATTCGCGTCGAAACCGATGCGGGGCGGCTCACGCTGGAAAAGGGCGGCGCGATGCTGAACCTCGACGGGGAGACGCATGTTTCGGGCGATGTCGAATATCCGGGCCTTTACGCCCGCTTTGCCGAGCTGATCCGGGCGGGGAGCAGCGATGTCGACCCCGCGCCGTTTCGGCTGGTCGCCGATGCGTTTCTTCGCGGTCGGCGAGAGACGACCGACCCGTTCGTCGAGTGA
- a CDS encoding aldose epimerase family protein, whose product MIKNHRRLALVALTLAAASPASAADAERRPFGTLADGTPVEVVTLRNAKGVEARVLSYGATLQALIGPDRKGQRTDVTLGHDTLESYEKTPNYFGVTVGRYANRINAGRFTLDGKAYQLTQNDKGNSLHGGTQGFDKRNWRIVSMASGPAARVVLGLTSPDGDQGYPGKLDVTVTYSLDEASNLIIAYEAKTDKPTIVNMTNHALFNLAGEGAPQGTSDHLLTIPAKAFTPVNATLIPTGERRAVAGSVFDFTKPRLIAAGVRDNRDEQIRLGRGYDHNFALDKGLTATPELAARLEDPKSGRVLEVLTTEPGVQFYTGNFLDGALNGKQGHAYRQGDGIALEPQKFPDAPNQPGFVSARVDPGKPYRHTMIYRLTTSR is encoded by the coding sequence ATGATCAAAAATCACCGGAGACTAGCACTGGTAGCGCTCACACTTGCCGCGGCAAGCCCCGCATCGGCGGCTGACGCCGAGCGTCGGCCTTTCGGCACGCTCGCCGACGGCACCCCTGTAGAGGTCGTAACCCTGCGGAACGCCAAGGGCGTGGAAGCCCGCGTGCTGAGCTATGGCGCCACGCTTCAGGCGCTGATTGGGCCCGATCGCAAGGGTCAGCGCACCGACGTCACCCTGGGCCACGACACACTCGAATCTTATGAAAAGACACCGAATTATTTCGGCGTGACGGTCGGCCGCTATGCCAACCGCATCAATGCGGGCCGCTTCACGCTGGACGGGAAGGCCTATCAGCTGACCCAGAACGACAAGGGCAATTCGCTGCACGGCGGCACGCAGGGGTTCGACAAGCGCAACTGGCGCATCGTGTCGATGGCCAGCGGCCCGGCGGCCCGCGTCGTGCTGGGCCTGACCAGCCCCGACGGCGATCAGGGCTATCCCGGCAAGCTGGACGTGACGGTCACCTATTCGCTGGACGAAGCCAGCAACCTGATCATCGCCTATGAAGCGAAGACCGACAAGCCGACCATCGTCAACATGACGAACCACGCCCTGTTCAACCTGGCGGGCGAAGGCGCGCCGCAGGGCACGTCGGACCATCTGCTGACCATCCCTGCCAAGGCCTTTACCCCTGTCAACGCAACGCTGATCCCCACGGGTGAGCGCCGCGCGGTCGCGGGTAGCGTGTTCGACTTCACCAAGCCCCGGCTGATCGCGGCGGGCGTACGCGACAATCGCGACGAACAGATCCGGCTCGGCCGCGGTTACGACCATAATTTCGCGCTCGACAAGGGGCTGACCGCGACGCCCGAACTGGCCGCCCGGCTGGAAGATCCGAAATCGGGCCGCGTGCTGGAAGTGCTGACCACCGAGCCGGGTGTGCAGTTCTACACCGGCAACTTCCTGGACGGCGCGCTGAACGGCAAGCAGGGCCACGCCTATCGCCAGGGCGACGGTATCGCGCTGGAGCCCCAGAAGTTTCCCGACGCACCCAATCAGCCGGGCTTCGTGTCGGCGCGGGTCGATCCGGGCAAGCCGTATCGGCACACGATGATCTACCGCCTGACCACCTCACGTTGA
- the araD1 gene encoding AraD1 family protein: protein MRLVQVRDESGARRVIAANDKGAAYVRGVESVRALAWAAIEHHVTLAEAVEAVGYEGEADLAALAEAGRLLAPIDHEDPAHLILSGTGLTHLGSAEGRDKMHRAAADAEKQTDSMRMFLEGVEGGKPEAGQVGQQPEWFYKGDGSQLVGPGEALTMPAFARDGGEEPELAGIYLIGPDGTPFRLGLTLANEFSDHVTERHNYLWLAHSKLRQAALGPELLTGTPPEDVQGTSRIRRDGAVIWEKPFLSGEANMSHYLSNLEHHHFKYDLFRRPGDIHVHFFGTATLSFSDGIETREGDVFEIEAAPFTLPLSNPLARAAEARVTVKQL from the coding sequence ATGCGTTTGGTGCAGGTCCGAGACGAAAGCGGAGCGCGGCGGGTAATTGCCGCGAACGACAAGGGCGCGGCATATGTGCGAGGTGTCGAGAGCGTGCGAGCGCTTGCGTGGGCCGCGATCGAGCATCATGTCACCCTGGCGGAAGCGGTCGAGGCCGTCGGCTATGAGGGCGAGGCGGATCTGGCCGCCCTTGCCGAAGCAGGCCGCCTGCTCGCGCCGATCGACCATGAAGACCCCGCGCACCTGATCCTGTCCGGAACCGGCCTGACCCATCTCGGCTCGGCAGAGGGGCGCGACAAGATGCACCGCGCCGCCGCCGACGCGGAAAAGCAGACGGATTCGATGCGGATGTTCCTGGAAGGCGTCGAGGGCGGCAAGCCCGAAGCCGGCCAGGTCGGCCAGCAGCCGGAATGGTTCTACAAGGGCGACGGATCGCAGCTGGTGGGTCCGGGTGAGGCGCTGACCATGCCCGCATTCGCCCGCGACGGCGGGGAGGAGCCGGAACTGGCCGGCATCTATCTGATCGGGCCGGACGGCACGCCGTTTCGCCTTGGCCTGACGCTGGCCAATGAATTCAGCGATCATGTGACCGAACGCCACAATTATCTTTGGCTGGCACATTCCAAGCTGCGTCAGGCCGCACTCGGCCCGGAACTGCTAACCGGCACCCCGCCAGAGGACGTACAGGGCACCAGCCGCATCCGCCGCGACGGTGCGGTCATCTGGGAAAAGCCGTTCCTGTCGGGTGAGGCGAACATGTCGCATTACCTGTCGAACTTGGAACATCATCATTTTAAATACGACCTGTTCCGCCGTCCCGGCGACATTCACGTCCACTTCTTCGGCACGGCCACGCTGTCGTTCAGCGACGGGATCGAAACGCGCGAAGGCGATGTGTTCGAGATCGAAGCAGCGCCCTTTACCCTGCCGCTGTCCAATCCGCTTGCCCGCGCAGCTGAGGCGCGCGTGACGGTGAAGCAGCTGTGA
- the xylA gene encoding xylose isomerase: MATDFFADIPQIKYEGPDSDNELAYRWYDKDRVILGKRMEDHLRFALCFWHTFCWPGSDVFGGGTFNRPWHAGANDSAAAAMKREVAFDFFQKMDVPYYCFHDVDVMAEAHDVTSHRRYLAEAVDHLEKLQASSGRKLLWGTANLFSHPRFAAGAATSPDPEVYAFAAMQVRDVLEATHRLGGENYVLWGGREGYETLLNTDLKREMDNFGRFLSLVVEHKHKIGFKGTILIEPKPHEPTKHQYDFDTATVYGFLKRYGLENEVAVNIEANHATLSGHTFEHELAMANALGIFGSIDANRGDHQNGWDTDQFPNSVEELTLAMIEVIRAGGFTTGGFNFDAKVRRQSIDAVDLFYGHIGGIDTVAKGLINAAAIIEDGRVDGIRADRYAGWTDGLGGELANLDLAGIADLAVERDVNPQHKSGRQERLENLINRFI; this comes from the coding sequence ATGGCTACGGACTTCTTCGCAGACATTCCCCAGATCAAATATGAGGGACCGGACAGCGACAACGAGCTGGCCTATCGCTGGTACGACAAGGATCGCGTCATCCTTGGCAAGCGGATGGAGGATCACCTCCGTTTCGCTTTGTGCTTCTGGCACACCTTCTGCTGGCCGGGCAGCGACGTGTTCGGCGGCGGCACCTTCAACCGTCCGTGGCACGCCGGCGCCAACGACAGCGCCGCCGCCGCGATGAAGCGTGAGGTCGCGTTCGACTTCTTCCAGAAGATGGACGTGCCCTATTACTGCTTTCACGATGTCGACGTGATGGCAGAGGCGCATGACGTGACCTCGCACCGGCGTTATCTGGCCGAAGCGGTCGATCATCTGGAGAAGCTTCAGGCGTCCAGCGGCCGCAAGCTGCTGTGGGGCACGGCCAACCTGTTCAGCCACCCGCGCTTCGCCGCCGGTGCCGCGACCAGCCCCGACCCCGAAGTCTATGCCTTTGCCGCGATGCAGGTCCGCGACGTGCTGGAAGCGACGCACCGTCTGGGCGGCGAAAACTATGTCCTGTGGGGCGGTCGTGAGGGCTATGAAACGCTGCTCAACACCGACCTGAAGCGCGAGATGGACAATTTCGGCCGCTTCCTGTCGCTCGTCGTCGAGCACAAGCACAAGATCGGCTTCAAGGGCACGATCCTGATCGAGCCGAAGCCGCACGAACCGACCAAGCACCAGTACGATTTCGACACCGCGACCGTGTACGGCTTCCTCAAGCGTTACGGCCTTGAGAACGAAGTCGCCGTGAATATCGAGGCCAACCACGCCACCCTGTCGGGTCACACGTTCGAACATGAGCTGGCGATGGCCAACGCGCTCGGCATCTTCGGCTCGATCGACGCCAATCGCGGCGATCACCAGAATGGCTGGGACACCGACCAGTTTCCGAACTCGGTCGAGGAACTGACGCTGGCGATGATCGAAGTGATCCGTGCCGGTGGCTTCACCACGGGCGGCTTCAACTTCGACGCCAAGGTGCGCCGTCAGTCGATCGACGCGGTCGACCTGTTCTATGGTCACATCGGTGGCATCGACACCGTGGCAAAGGGCCTGATCAACGCCGCCGCGATCATCGAGGATGGCCGCGTCGACGGTATCCGCGCCGATCGTTATGCGGGTTGGACCGACGGCCTGGGCGGCGAACTCGCCAATCTCGACCTGGCCGGCATCGCCGACCTGGCGGTCGAGCGCGACGTGAACCCGCAGCACAAGTCGGGTCGCCAGGAGCGCCTGGAAAACCTGATCAACCGCTTCATCTGA